The segment AAGGCGCTCGGGCTGCCTTCGCGCACCTCCGCGATGGAGCTGGACCTGGATGTCCTGGAGCAGGTCGGCGACGACACGCCCCAGGCGCCGGGCATCTCGGCGTTCCCGGTCGCCACGCAGGACGTCGCGCTCGTCGTCGACGCGTTCGTGCCGCACGCCGAGGTCGAGGCCGCGCTGCGCGAGGGTGCCGGTGAACTGCTGGAGGGCATCCGGCTGTTCGACGTGTACGAGAACGCCGAGCAGCTCGGTGACGGGCGCAAGTCGCTCGCGTACGCGCTGCGCTTCCGGGCGGGCGACCGGACGCTGACGGTCGACGAGGCGTCGGCGGCGCGGGACGCGGCGGTCGCCCTGGCGGGCGAGCGTACGGGAGCGGTGCTGCGCGGCTGATGCAGGGCGCGGCCCCACGCACCTTCGCGTGCGGGCCGCGCACTTCCCTGCGGGGCACTTGAGGGGGATGCGCCAGGCCGGCCACGTCCCGCCGCACCCGTTCGCGCAGTTCCCCGCGCCCCTGAGGGGGTGGGTCCGGCCGTCCGCGTTTTGCCTGCGGGTCCGCTGTGGCTGTTCGCGCAGTTCCCCGCGCCCCTGAGGGGTCACCCTGCCCCCGTCGAGAGCGCCCCTCAGGGGCGCGAGGAACTGCGCGATCAACCCCCGCGTACGCGCGCATGAAGTCCGGGCGGCAGGCCCACCCTCCCCAGGGGCGCGGGGAACTGCGCGTACTTGAAGTCGGGGCGGCAGGCCCACCCCGTCAGGGGCGCGGGGAACTGCGCGAAAGGCAGGGGGGATACCCACCCGCACAGGGCACCCGCCGAACCCGCGGAGCGAAACGCCGGGCCGTCGTTCTTGAGGGGGAGCCGACGGCCCGGCGGACCTCTCGCGAGGCATTCCAGTCAAGCCCCCGCGAACACTGCGCGACAGCGCGCGCACGCTACGGATGCGCGTACTCCGTTCACACCCCGTGTGAAGACGCACCCACTACGCTGACCGGGACCGAGGTACCGGGGGGCACCCATGCAGCCCAACACTCTGCTCGACGCGATCCTGGACGAGGCGGGCGTGTCGCATGCCGGCCTCGCCGCCCACGTCAACCAGGCAGGCCGGGCCCGCGGACTCGCGCTGCGCTACGAGCACACGGCGGTGGCCAGATGGCTCAAGGGCCAGCGCCCCCGGGGCCAGGTGCCCGACCTGATCTGCGAGGTGCTCGCCGCGCGACTGCACCGGCCGGTCACCCTCGACGACATCGGTCTCGGCGTACCGGGCGAGCCGTCCGCCCCGCACGGCACCTCGCTCTCCGGCTTCGTCGAGCGGGCAACCGCCTTGTGGCGTTCCGACGAGCAGCAGCGCCCGCACCTCCTCGGAGCCCCCGCCGTCACCGGCACGCCGGCCGTGATGCCGGTGTGGGAGTGGGAGAACCCGCCCGAGGACGTGGACGTCTCCCGCGGCGGCCGGCACCGCGTCACCCCGTCCGACATAGAGATGCTGCGGGCCGCCCGCGCCCACTACGAGCAGCTGTACCGCAAGGCCGGCGGCATCGCGACCCGCAGCCGTATCGTCGGCTTCCTCAACGCGGAGGCGGCGCCGCTGCTGCGCGGCAGCTACACCGACGAGACGGGACGTCAACTGCACCGCGCCACAGGCGGGTTGGTCGCGGTCGCCGGAATCTGCGCGTACGACTCGGACGCGCACGGCCTGGCGCAGCGCTACTTCCACCAGGCGCTCAGGCTGGCGAAGGCCAGCGGCGACCGGGGACTTGGCGCCTACGTCATCGCGCTGCTCGTCAACCAGTCGCTGTTCATGCGGGAGTACCGGCAGGCCGTCGCCTTCGCGGAGGCCGCGCTCCGGGCGGCGGGCCGGCACATCACCCCCGCGCTCTCCTCGGATCTGTACGCGATGCAGGCCAAGGCGTACGCCCACCTCGGTGACGGTACGAGCGCCCTGTCGTGCATCCGGCGTGCCGAGACCGCCGCCGACCGCATCCGGCCCGGACGGGAGCCCGACGAGACCGGCTATGTCCAGCCGGGCCTGGTCAACGTCCAGGTGGCGGAGGCGCTGCTCAGTCTCGGCGACCTGACCGCCGCCGCCGAGCACGCCGCCGCCGCCGTCGGCACCCCGGCGCACGACCGGGGCCGCGTCCACCGGCTCGCCATGCTGAGCACGATCGAACTGCGCCAGGGCAACACCGACAAGGCGGTGGTCACCGCGGTGCAGATGGCCGAACAGGCCCGGGGCATGGAGTCGCAGCGCCTGCGCGACAGACTCCGGGCCGTGCGCGAGCACCTGGTGCGCAGCGACTGCGCGGGCACGGCCGAGGCCGCCGAACTCATCGACGGGGCCCTGCGCGTACCGCTGTAGCCGGTCCGGCCGGCTGTCCGGCCACCGCACCGAGAACCGGCCGCCGGGCCGACGCTGCATAGTTCCTGCTGCGATATTGCCACTCACTCGACGGAAGGTGGCAGAACCGTGCAGTGGACGAAACAGAACGAACAAACTGTGTATGAAAACCGCTGGTTCAGCGTCAATCTGGCAGATGTGGAGCTGCCCGACGGCCGGCACCTGGACCACTTCCTCATACGGCTGCGGCCGGTGGCGGTGGCGACGGTCGTCAACCAGGCCGACGAGGTCCTGCTGCTGTGGCGGCACCGCTTCATCACCGACAGCTGGGGGTGGGAGCTCGCGGCGGGCGTCGTCGAGGACGGCGAGGACATCGCCCGCGCGGCCGCCAGGGAACTCGAGGAGGAGACCGGCTGGCGGCCGGGGCCGCTGCGCCACCTGATGAGCGTGGAGCCGTCCAACGGGCTCACCGACGCCGTCCACCACATCTACTGGTCGGACGACGGCGAGTACGTGGGACACCCGGTGGACGACTTCGAATCGGACCGCCGGGAGTGGGTCCACCTCGGGCTCGTCCCCGGCATGGTGGCGAGGGGGGAGGTCCCGGCCGCCAACATGGCGGCCGCCCTGATGCTGCTGCACCACCTCAGGCTCGCCTGAACGACGGCCGCCGCACGGCCGCTAGTGGGCCAGCGCCTGCCAGACCGTGGCGACCAGTGCCCCCAGGGCGGTCAGGGCCGCGACCGAGGGCAACGGCCAGCGCGTGTGTTCGAGCGAGATCATGCGGGTGTTCAGCTCGTCGAGTTCCTTGGCGGTCTCCTCGGTGCGGTGCGTCAGCAGGGCGAGTCCGCCCTCGACGCGGGCGTACGCCACGTCGAGCCGACGCCGTAACTCCGCGAGTTCACCATGGACGACGGGATGCTCGGGATCGGCACTCACGGGTCCGCTCCTTTCCGTAGTCGTCTCACATCCCTTGCATGCACATGATGAGTGAACCCGCCCGCCCGGTCCGCAGGGAGAGTGTGCGTGCGGCATATGCGGGCCCGGGGCGCACACGGCGTGTGAACGCCGCGGGCCCGGCGCTCCGAGGAGTGCCGGGCCCGCGGGTGGACAGGCGCGTGCGATCAGTACGCGTAGAAGCCCGAGCCGGTCTTGCGGCCCAGCCGGCCCGCGTCCACCATGCGCTGGAGCAGCGGGGGAGCGGCGTAGAGGGGCTCCTTGTACTCGTCGTACATGCTCTGCGCCACCGAAGCGACGGTGTCCAGGCCGATCAGGTCGGACAGCTTCAGCGGACCCATCGGGTGGGCGCAGCCCATCTCCATGCCGTTGTCGATGTCCTCGCGGCTGGCGATGCCCGTCTCGAACATCCGGATCGCGGAGAGCAGGTAGGGGATCAGCAGGGCGTTGACGACGAAGCCGGACCGGTCCTGGGCGCGGATCGCGTGCTTGCCCAGCACCTTCTCGGCGAAGAGCTGCGCCCGGCTGAGCGTGCCCTCGGAGGTGGTCAGCGCCGGGATCAGCTCGACGAGCTGCTGCACCGGGGCCGGGTTGAAGAAGTGGATGCCGACCACGTGGTCGGGCCGCGAGGTGGCGACCGCCAGCTTCACCAGCGGGATGGAGGAGGTGTTGGAGGCGAGGATGGCGTCCGGGCGGGTCACGACCTGGTCGAGGACCTGGAAGATCTCGGTCTTGACCTGCTCGTTCTCGACCACCGCCTCGATCACCAGATCGCGGTCGGCGAACTCGCCGAGGTCGGTGGTGAAGCTGAGGCGCGCGAGCGCCGCGTCGCGCTCCTCCTCGGAGATCTTGCCCCGCTCGGCGGCCTTGGCCAGGGAGTTCAACAGCCGGGTACGGCCGATCTCCAGAGCCTCGCCGGTGGTCTCGGCGACCTGGACGTCCAGGCCGGCGCGGGCGCAGACCTCGGCGATGCCCGCTCCCATCTGGCCGCAGCCCACCACTCCGACCCGTGAGAGATCTCCCGCTGGGGTGCCCGTCACATCGTCCCTTTCGCCGCGCTGACTCTGATGGCAGGTGCAGGGGCGCCGGGTTCCGGCCGCCCTGCTCCGATCGTGCACGTTACTAGCAAGTATCGATGATCGATCGCCGGGGTGGAGGCATGCTGGAGCCCGAAACGATCCGTGACCGAGCGGATCCGCAGAGTGTGTGGGGATGTGTGCGATGGGGCGACTGACCCGGCGGGCGTTCGCGCTGGCGGCGCTGACGGCGTTCACCACGACGGGCGCGGCGGCCGCTCCCGCGGGGGGCCGGCGGGCGGCAACCGAGATGCGGGGGATGTGGCTGGCCACGGTCGGCAACCGCGACTGGCCGTCACGGTCCGGTCTGAGCGCCGCCGCGCAGCGCGCCGAGCTGATCGACATGCTGGACCTGGCGGTGAGCCGGCGGCTCAACACGGTGGTCTTCCAGGTGCGGCCCACCGCCGACGCGCTGTGGCCCTCGCCGTACGAGCCGTGGTCGCAGGTCCTCACCGGCACGCAGGGCAGGTCGCCGGGGTGGGACCCGCTGGGCACGGCGGTCACCGAGGCCCACGCGCGGGGCCTGCAACTGCACGCCTGGTTCAACCCGTACCGGATCGCCACCCATGACGACCCCACGAAGCTCGTCGCCTCGCATCCGGCGCGCAGGAACCCGCAGTGGGTCGTCCCGTTCGGCGGCAGGCTCTACTACAACCCGGGTCTGCCCGAGGTCCGCGCCTTCGTGCAGGACGCGATCATGGACGCGGTGAAGAAGTACCCGCTGGACGCCGTGCACTTCGACGACTACTTCTACCCGTACCCGGTGGCCGGCCAGACCTTCGACGACGAGGCCGCCTACGACACCTACGGCGGTGCCTTCTCCAGCCGGGCGGCCTGGCGGCGCGACAACATCGACAAGCTGGTGCTGGAGACGGCCGCCCGTATCAAGGCGGTACGGCCCACCACCCAGTTCGGGATCAGTCCGTTCGGAGTGTGGCGCAACGCCTCCACCGACTCGCGCGGCTCGGACACCCGCGCGCTCCAGTCGTACGACGACATCCACGCGGACACCCGTAAGTGGGTCCGCGAGGGCTGGCTCGACTACGTCGTCCCGCAGCTCTACTGGAACATCGGGCTGTCGGCCGCCGACTACGCCGAACTCGTGCCCTGGTGGGCCGAGGTGGCCAAGGGCAGCCGTACCCGCCTCTACATCGGCGAGGCCCTCTACCGGGCGGGCGACCCCACGCAGCCTGCGGCCTGGCAGGACCCGGCCGAACTCACCGCCCATCTGGAGCTGGCCGCGGCTCACCCCCAGGTGCGCGGGCATGTCTTCTTCGCCGCGAAGGACGTGCGCAAGGACCCGATCGGCGCGATGGCCCGGGTGGTCGCCGAGCACTACCGCGAGCCGGCCCAGGCCCCGCGCTGATCGCGTGGTCGGTCCGCTCGATCCACCGCCGTCCTAGCGTTGTTCCTCGGCCATGCGGTGCCGGATCTCCGTGTCCGGGCCGGGCGAGCAGAGGCCCTCGTGCCCGTCCGTGAAGCGGACGCGGTACGGGGGACTGCCTCCCTGGCCGAGTACTTCGACGATCTCGCCGACCTTGTCGTGTTGCCCGACCACCCTGCCGTGCTGGACAAGCTGGTCGCCCGTGGTTGCGCGCATCTGCGAGGCCTCCTCACCGGGTGCCGGAGCGGCGGTGCCGGCGCTAGCCGCGGGCCCGCTGGGTGACGGCGATGCAGACGAGCACGGCAGCAGCCGTCAGCGGGGCTGCGGGCGTGAGGCGCTCGCCCAGCAGCAGCACCGACCACACCAGTGTGAGCAGGGGCTGCGCCAACTGCAACTGGCTGGCCTTGGGAATGCCGATGGCGGCCATGCCCCGGTACCAGACGACCAGGCCGAGGAACTGCGAGCCCGCCGCCACCCACAGCAGCCCGGCGACGCTGTGCGCGGTCAGCCGGACGGGCTCGTGGGCCAGGGCGAGTGCGGCGGCGGGCACGGTGAGCGGCAGGCAGAACACCAGGGCCCAGCCGATGACCTGCCAGCCCGGCATGACCCGGGCCAGCCGACCGCCCTCGGTGTAGCCGGCGGCGCACACCAGCAGCGCCCCGAAGAGGTACAGGTCGGCGCTGGTCAGGGCGCCGCCGCTCTGCTGCACGGTGAACGCCACCACCGCGGCGGCGCCCGCGAGGGCCGCCGCCCAGAAGGTGCGGGAGGGGCGGGTTCCCATGCGCAGGGCGGACAGCAGCGCGGTCGTCAGCGGCAGCAGACCCACCACGACGGCGGCGTGCGCGGTGGTGGACGTCCGCAGCGCGAGCGTGGTGAGCAGGGGGAAGCCGACGACGACACCGGCGGCCACGACGGCGAGCCCCGCCCAGTGCCGGCGGGCGGGCGGCGCGACACGCAGGACGAGCAGACAACCGCCGGCGATCAGGGCGGCCAGGACGCTGCGCACCGAGACCAGCGCCCAGGGGCCGAACCCCTCGAGGCCCCACGCCGTCGCGGGGAAGGTGAGGGAGAAGGCGACGACGCCGAGAGCCGCCAGGAGGGTGCCGAGGCCGCCCGCCCGCGAGCCGCCGCGCGCAGCGGCGTCGTCGGCGGCTTCGGCGGTCGCGCCGGAGGCGGGCCCGGAGGCGGACCCGGAGGCGGACTCCGGGGTGCTGACCGCTATCGCGGATCCGGCGATAGCGCTACTCTGTGTCTTCATGCAAGAGCGTAGCAGTGTGGGTGAGCTGGCGGATCAGCTGCGGGTGGAGTTCGACCGCTACTCCCCGGGTGGAAAGCTGCCGTCGAGCCGGGCACTGGTGGAACGGTTCCGGGTGAGTCCCGTGACCGTCTCGAGGGCGCTGGCGCGGCTCGCCGCCGAGGGGCTGGTGGTCACCCGGCCCGGCGCGGGCGCCTTCCGGGCCCGGCCGTCGTCGGCGCGGCCCGCGCGGGCCGCGGACACCTCCTGGCAGGAGGTCGCCCTGAGCGCGGACGGCGCGGCCGACCTCGTGCCGCGCTCGGTCGAGGCGGCGGGCGTCACGGTCTCGCTGGCGGCCCCGCCGCCCGGCGTGGTCGAGTTCAACGGCGGTTATCTGCACCCCTCGTTGCAGCCGGAGCGGGCGATGGCGGCGGCCCTGGCCCGGGCCGGGCGGCGGCCCGGCGCGTGGGGCCGGCCGCCCATGGAGGGGCTGCCGGAGCTGCGCGAGTGGTTCGCGCGCGCCATCGGCGGCTCCGTCACCGCGGCCGAGGTGCTGGTCAGCGGGGGCGGTCAGGCGTCGCTCACCACCGCCCTGCGCGCCCTGGCCCCGCCCGGAGCGCCCGTCCTCGTCGAGTCGCCCACCTATCCGGGCATGCTCGCGATCGCCCGGGCGGCGGGCCTGCGGCCGGTGCCGGTCCCGGTCGACCCGGACGGGGTCCGGCCGGATCTGCTCGCCGACGCGTTCCGGGCGACGGGTGCCCGGGTCTTCGTCTGCCAGCCGCTGTTCCAGAACCCGACCGGGGCCGTCCTCGCCGCCGACCGGCGCGGGCAGGTCCTGCGGACCGCGCGCGAGGCGGGCGCCTTCGTCGTCGAGGACGACTTCGTGCGGCGGCTCGCGCACGAGGACGCCGGTCGGCTGCCGCGCCCGCTCGTCGCCGACGACCCCGACGGCGTCGTCGTCCACGTCGGCTCGCTGACCAAGGCGACCTCGCCCAGCTTCCGCGTCAGCGCGCTGGCCGCCCGTGGTCCGGTGCTGGAACGCCTGCGTGCCATCCAGGTCGTCGACTCGTTCTTCGTCCCCCGCCCGCTCCAGGAGGCGGCCCTCGAACTGGTCGGCTCACCGGCCTGGCCGCGCCATCTACGGGCCGTCGCGGCCGAGTTGAGGACCCGCCGGGACGCGATGACCTCCGCGTTGCGACTGCGGCTGCCCGAACTGGCCCTGCCGCACGTCCCGTCCGGCGGCTACCACCTGTGGTTGCGGCTGCCCGACGGCGCCGACGAGGGCGCGTTCGCGGCGGCCGCTCTGCGCGCGGGCGTGGCCCTCACCCCGGGCCGGCCCTACTTCAGCGCCGAACCCCCGGCCGCCCACGTACGGGTGAGCTTCGCGGCCGTCGGCGGGACGGAGGAGATCGCTGAGGGGGTGCGCCGGCTGAGGACCGCGTGCGACGAGGTGTTCCCCGCAAACCGTTCGACATGACGACCGACGTCTTGTGAGGATCCGGCCATGAACGCCGTCAACGCCACTCCGCCCCTCGCCGCGGGCTACGAGATATCCGCCGACACCGCCCGGATCGACGTCGACCGGGTCCACCACTGGCTCTCCACGGACGCGTACTGGGCGGCCGGGCGCGAGCGGGAGAAGCAGGAACGGGCGATCGCCGGTTCGCTGAACTTCGGCGTCTACGACACGGCCACGGGGGAGCAGGTCGCCTACGCGCGGGTCGTGACCGACCTCGCGGACTTCGCCTGGCTGTGCGACGTGTACGTGGACCGGTCCGTGCGCGGCAAGGGCGTCGGGACCGCCCTCGTCGCCGCCGTCCGTGACCACCTGCGGCCCTACCGGCTGCGGCGCATCCTGCTCGCCACGCACGACGCGCACGGCGTCTACGCGCAGGTCGGCTTCGAGGCGCTGGAGAAGCCGGAGCAGTGGATGGCGCTGATCTTCGCGAAGGCCGCGCCGGCGTGAGCCGTGGGCGGGGGAGCCGGGACCGAGGCGCGGGTTATCTGGGGACTTGTCCGGCAGATCCTGACCCGTCGGTCAGTTTTCTTCCGGCCGTGACCCGGCACCCCTTGACCCGCCCAGGAGGGCGGCTCACCATCACCGCATGCCACTAAGGGTCACGTTCGTCGCCGCCGCTCGCAGCTCGGGGCTGCTCGCGGAACGCTTCGAGGACGACCGGCCGCTGGACCAGGACGGCTGGGGCGAGGTGTTGCAGGTGGCGGACGCCCTGCTGCCCCTCGCCGCCGCGGAACTGCGCTACTGCTCGCCCACCCCGCGCAGCCGCGCCACCGGGGACGCGCTCGGTTACGCCCCGCTGGTCCAGCTCGCGCTGCGGGACTGCGACATGGGCCGCTGGCGCGGTCTCACCCTGGGCGAGGCGATGGCCCGCGAACCGGAGGCCGTGGACGCCTGGCTCTCCGATCCGCTCGCCACCCCGCACGGCGGGGAGTCGCTGTTCGCGTTCATCACCCGGGTCGCGGGCTGGCTCGACACCCGCCCGGTGGGCGACGGCGGCCGCATCGTCGCCGTCGCCGAGCCGAGCGTGATCCGCGCGGCGCTGGTGTACGCCCTGAAGGCGCCGCCCGCGACGTACTGGAACATCGACGTGCGTCCGCTGTCGACGACCACCGTCACGGGCCGGGCCGGCCGCTGGAACCTCCGCCTCGAAGGCGCCACCGCTCAGCGCAGCCGCGCGTAGTCGGTGGTGAGCAGCAGGTCCTTGGCGGGGCCCGCCACCTGCCAGACCGTCCGCCAGTGGTCCGGGTCCCGGACGGTGAACTCGCCCCGGTAGAGGTCCGCGGAGCAGGGATGCCCGACGACGTGCCGCCCGGTCGTCAGGTCCAGGTCGTGGAAGGGGCGGCCGTCGGCGAACCGTACGTCCGCCGTGCCGGGCGTGGGCCCCGGCAGGAAGCGCAGGGTGCGCTCGGCGGGCCGGGGAACCCCGAGCCAGACGAACGTGCCGGCCTCCTCGTGCAGCAGCCCGCCCGCGTCCGGCAGCCCGCCCGCGTCCAGCGGGCCGAACACCGTGGTGCCGTCGAAGCGGCCCTCGCCGCCGCCCGCCCGGTCCTGGACCGACCGTGTCACCCGCCAGCTCCCCAGGAGGTAGGCCAGGGCGTCCGGCACCGGCCGGAACTCTTCCATGCGTCCTCGCTTCCGACACTTTCGCTGCGGTCCGCCCCATTGACGCGTCCCTGCCCCCTCCCTATCTTGCCGTTCGAAGTGCTGATCATTGTCTGATATTTCGAACAACTCGCCTCACCGAGCCGCGGAGTATTCATGCCACGCAGCACCACCCGCACCCGTTGGAGACTGGGCCTCGCCACCACCGCCCTGCTGACGGCCGCCGCCCTCGTTCCCGTCCCGGCGCACGCCGAGACCGTGACCGACTACGCCCTCACCGTCGATCCCGCAGCTCAGGGCGCGCAGATCGACGACACGATGTACGGCGTCTTCTTCGAGGACATCAACCGGGCGGCCGACGGCGGCCTGTACGCCGAACTCGTGCAGAACCGGTCCTTCGAGTACTCCGCCGTCGACAACAGGGCGTACACCCCGCTGACGTCCTGGACGGTCGACGGCACCGCGCAGGTCCTGGACGACGCCGGCCGGCTCAACGACCGCAACCGCAACTACCTCTCCCTGGGCGCCGGTTCCGCCGTGACCAACGCCGGCTACAACACCGGGGTCCGCGTCGAGCAGGGCAAGCGGTACGACTTCTCGGTGTGGGCCCGCGCCGCGCGCGGCAGCGCGCTCACGGTGAGCCTCCAGGACGCGGGCGGTGTGCTCGCCACGGCCCGCGCGGTGACCGTGCGCAAGGGGGGCTGGGCCCGCTACCGGGCCACCTTCACGGCGACCCGGACCAGCAGCGAGGGCCGGCTGACGGTGGCCTCCTCGGCCGCGACGGCCCTCGACATGGTCTCCCTGTTCCCCCGGGACACCTACCGGCACGAGCCCAACGGCCTGCGCAAGGACCTCGCCGAGAAGATCGCCGCCCTGCACCCGGGCTTCGTGCGCTTCCCCGGCGGCTGCCTGGTCAACACCGGCTCCATGCAGGACTACAGCGAGGCCTCCGGCTGGCAGCGCGCCCGCTCCTACCAGTGGAAGGACACCGTCGGCCCCGTCGAGGAACGGGCCGTCAACTCCAACTTCTGGGGATACAACCAGAGTTACGGGCTCGGCTACTACGAGTACTTCCGCTTCGCCGAGGACGTCGGCGCGATGCCGCTGCCCGTCGTGCCGGCCCTGGTGACCGGCTGCGGCCAGAACCGGGCCGTCGTCGACGACGCGCTCCTGAAGCGCCACATCCAGGACACCCTGGACCTGATCGAGTTCGCCAACGGCCCCGTCACCTCCCCCTGGGGCAAGAAGCGCGCGCAGATGGGCCACCCCGCGCCCTTCCGCCTCACGCACCTGGAGGTCGGCAACGAGGAGAACCTGCCCGCCGAGTTCTTCGCCCGCTTCGAGCAGTTCCGCGCCGCCGTCGAGGCGAAGTACCCGGACGTCACCGTCGTCTCCAACTCGGGTCCGGACGACTCGGGCCAGATCTTCGACACGGCCTGGCAGCTCAACCGGGACGCCGGGGTCGCGATGGTGGACGAGCACTACTACAACAGTCCGCAGTGGTTCCTCCAGAACAACGACCGCTACGACTCCTACGACCGCAGCGGCCCCAAGGTCTTCCTCGGTGAGTACGCCTCCCAGGGCAACGCCTTCAAGAACGGCCTCGCCGAAGCGGCCTACATGACCGGCCTGGAGCGCAACGCCGACGTGGTGAAGCTCGCCTCCTACGCCCCGCTGTTCGCCAACGAGGACTACGTCCAGTGGCGGCCGGACCTGGTGTGGTTCAACAACCACGCCTCCTGGAACTCGGCCAACTACGAGGTCCAGAAACTGTTCATGACCAACGTCGGCGACCGCGTGGTGCCCTCCACGGCCACCGGGACGCCCTCGCTCCAGGGGCCCGTCACCGGCGCCGTCGGCCTGTCGACCTGGGCCACCTCCGCGGCCTACGACGACGTACGGGTGACCGGCGCGAACGGCGACACGCTGCTGAGCGACGACTTCTCCGGCGACGCCTCCCGCTGGACGCACACGGGCGGCGGCAGCTGGTCGCTCCAGGACGGTCAGTACGTACAGACCGACACCGCGGCCGAGAACACCATGGTCTTCGCCGGCGACCCCGCCTGGCACGACTACGACCTGCGGGTGAAGGCCACCAAGAAGTCCGGCAAGGAAGGCTTCCTGGTCGCCTTCGGCGTCAAGGACACCGGCAACTACTACTGGTGGAACCTGGGCGGCTGGAACAACACCCGGTCCGCCGTCGAGCAGGCCGTGGACGGCGGCAAGTCCACGCTGATCTCCAAGGCCGGGTCCGTCGAGACGGGCCGCGCCTACGACATCCACGTCAAGGTGCGGGGCCGCCAGGTCACCCTCTACCTCGACGGCCAGGAGTGGGGCAGCTTCACCGACGACAAGCCCGCGGAGCCGTTCCGCCAGGTCGTCACCGAGGACGACCGGACCGGCGACCTGATCGTCAAGGTCGTCAACGCCCAGTCCACGCAGGCCCGCACGGCGATCGACCTCGGCGGCGCCCGGGTCGCCTCCCGGGCGAGGGTGACGACGCTGGCCGCCGCTCCGGACGCGGTCAACACGGAGACCGGGACCGCGGTCGCCCCGGTGACCTCGACCTTCACCGGGGTCGCGAACCGGTTCACCTACACCTTCCCGGCGAACTCGGTCACCTTCCTGCGGATCAGACAGCGGTAGCGGCCCTCAGGATTCCCCGCGCCGGAACCAGCCCCGCCCCCGCCCCCGTCCCTGCCGCTGCGGCGGGAGCGGGGCCGGGGGCGCCTGCGGGGCGGACGGGCCGCCGAACGGGGGCAGGGCCTTGAACCGGTCGTCGAAGGTGACCGTGGGTGTGATCCGGCGCAGCGCGGCGCGCACGAGGGTGAGCGGATGCCCGGGGAACTGCGCGTCCCACTCCTCGTGATCACCGACGTGGCAGGGCAGACCGCCGGGTTCCCCGTCCGCGTAGGGGTGCGGCCGGAAGTACGCGGCCGGACCCACCCGGGCCATGATCGAGGCCTCCCGTACGCCCGTCGTGGCGCCCTCGGCCGCCTGCACCTTCACGACCACGCTCGACCCGGCCCTGGGCACGGTCCAGGAGGCGAGGAACGCCTGCCCCGGCCTGCTCTCCAGGGGCATCTTGACCAGCTGGCGGACCGCCGGGACGCCGTCCACGGAGCCGGGCTCCGCCTCGATCAGTCCGCCGCCCGCCTGCGCGACGAGCCGCGCCAGACCCGCGCCGAGCCGCCCCGGCTCGTGCAGCCCGGCGGGCAGGTCGGGGACGAGGGGGAAGAAGTGGACCGACAGGACGAGTCCCGCCGCGTCCGTCCACAGCCCGGGCTCACGCTCGGTGAAGCCGGTCAGGTCCAGGCCGGTTATCGGTGTCATGGCGATCATCGGGCCGAGGTTACGCAGCCCACGGCTCCGGGCAAAGATCACTCCGGGGGCCACCCCCCGCGCGGAACGCGGGCCGCCGCCCGCATGGATTGCATAAACGTGCAACGAAACGTATAGTCATGCCATCCAGGAGGAGGAGTCATGGTGGTACGTGCGGCGGTGGCCGGAGCGAGCGGGTACGCGGGCGGAGAGCTGCTGCGCCTGCTCCTGACGCACCCCGGGATCGAGATCGGCGCCCTGACCGGCAATTCCAACGCCGGCCAGAAGCTGGGCGCCCTCCAGCCGCACCTGCTGCCGCTGGCCGACCGCGTGCTCCAGGAGACCACCCCCGAGGTGCTCGCCGGACACGACGTCGTCTTCCTCGCCCTCCCGCACGGCCAGTCCGCCGCCGTCGCCGAACAGCTCGGCCCGGAGGTCCTCGTCGTCGACATGG is part of the Streptomyces asoensis genome and harbors:
- a CDS encoding PLP-dependent aminotransferase family protein, which produces MQERSSVGELADQLRVEFDRYSPGGKLPSSRALVERFRVSPVTVSRALARLAAEGLVVTRPGAGAFRARPSSARPARAADTSWQEVALSADGAADLVPRSVEAAGVTVSLAAPPPGVVEFNGGYLHPSLQPERAMAAALARAGRRPGAWGRPPMEGLPELREWFARAIGGSVTAAEVLVSGGGQASLTTALRALAPPGAPVLVESPTYPGMLAIARAAGLRPVPVPVDPDGVRPDLLADAFRATGARVFVCQPLFQNPTGAVLAADRRGQVLRTAREAGAFVVEDDFVRRLAHEDAGRLPRPLVADDPDGVVVHVGSLTKATSPSFRVSALAARGPVLERLRAIQVVDSFFVPRPLQEAALELVGSPAWPRHLRAVAAELRTRRDAMTSALRLRLPELALPHVPSGGYHLWLRLPDGADEGAFAAAALRAGVALTPGRPYFSAEPPAAHVRVSFAAVGGTEEIAEGVRRLRTACDEVFPANRST
- a CDS encoding GNAT family N-acetyltransferase; protein product: MNAVNATPPLAAGYEISADTARIDVDRVHHWLSTDAYWAAGREREKQERAIAGSLNFGVYDTATGEQVAYARVVTDLADFAWLCDVYVDRSVRGKGVGTALVAAVRDHLRPYRLRRILLATHDAHGVYAQVGFEALEKPEQWMALIFAKAAPA
- a CDS encoding histidine phosphatase family protein: MPLRVTFVAAARSSGLLAERFEDDRPLDQDGWGEVLQVADALLPLAAAELRYCSPTPRSRATGDALGYAPLVQLALRDCDMGRWRGLTLGEAMAREPEAVDAWLSDPLATPHGGESLFAFITRVAGWLDTRPVGDGGRIVAVAEPSVIRAALVYALKAPPATYWNIDVRPLSTTTVTGRAGRWNLRLEGATAQRSRA
- a CDS encoding DUF6314 family protein; the encoded protein is MEEFRPVPDALAYLLGSWRVTRSVQDRAGGGEGRFDGTTVFGPLDAGGLPDAGGLLHEEAGTFVWLGVPRPAERTLRFLPGPTPGTADVRFADGRPFHDLDLTTGRHVVGHPCSADLYRGEFTVRDPDHWRTVWQVAGPAKDLLLTTDYARLR
- a CDS encoding alpha-L-arabinofuranosidase C-terminal domain-containing protein, producing MPRSTTRTRWRLGLATTALLTAAALVPVPAHAETVTDYALTVDPAAQGAQIDDTMYGVFFEDINRAADGGLYAELVQNRSFEYSAVDNRAYTPLTSWTVDGTAQVLDDAGRLNDRNRNYLSLGAGSAVTNAGYNTGVRVEQGKRYDFSVWARAARGSALTVSLQDAGGVLATARAVTVRKGGWARYRATFTATRTSSEGRLTVASSAATALDMVSLFPRDTYRHEPNGLRKDLAEKIAALHPGFVRFPGGCLVNTGSMQDYSEASGWQRARSYQWKDTVGPVEERAVNSNFWGYNQSYGLGYYEYFRFAEDVGAMPLPVVPALVTGCGQNRAVVDDALLKRHIQDTLDLIEFANGPVTSPWGKKRAQMGHPAPFRLTHLEVGNEENLPAEFFARFEQFRAAVEAKYPDVTVVSNSGPDDSGQIFDTAWQLNRDAGVAMVDEHYYNSPQWFLQNNDRYDSYDRSGPKVFLGEYASQGNAFKNGLAEAAYMTGLERNADVVKLASYAPLFANEDYVQWRPDLVWFNNHASWNSANYEVQKLFMTNVGDRVVPSTATGTPSLQGPVTGAVGLSTWATSAAYDDVRVTGANGDTLLSDDFSGDASRWTHTGGGSWSLQDGQYVQTDTAAENTMVFAGDPAWHDYDLRVKATKKSGKEGFLVAFGVKDTGNYYWWNLGGWNNTRSAVEQAVDGGKSTLISKAGSVETGRAYDIHVKVRGRQVTLYLDGQEWGSFTDDKPAEPFRQVVTEDDRTGDLIVKVVNAQSTQARTAIDLGGARVASRARVTTLAAAPDAVNTETGTAVAPVTSTFTGVANRFTYTFPANSVTFLRIRQR